From Pseudochaenichthys georgianus chromosome 11, fPseGeo1.2, whole genome shotgun sequence, a single genomic window includes:
- the LOC117455241 gene encoding ictacalcin-like: MSDVQNAMALLIGSFNKYAGKEGDSNTLSKAELKELLHNEFGDLLGKASDKAAVDRLFEGLDANKDNSVDFKEFIHMVTCLTVMCHGHFAKK, from the exons ATGTCTGACGTCCAGAATGCTATGGCCCTCCTCATTGGCTCTTTCAATAAGTACGCTGGCAAGGAAGGGGACAGTAACACCCTGAGTAAGGCAGAGCTGAAGGAGCTGCTTCACAATGAATTTGGAGATCTGCTGGGG AAAGCCAGTGACAAGGCAGCTGTGGACCGCCTCTTCGAAGGCCTGGATGCAAACAAGGACAACAGTGTGGACTTCAAGGAGTTTATCCACATGGTCACCTGCCTCACTGTGATGTGCCACGGACACTTCGCCAAAAAATAA
- the snx27a gene encoding sorting nexin-27a, whose amino-acid sequence MADVGDDETQSVLPAASRNGPAVVSSAGTAGQSAATITVTSGPRTVRIVKSESGYGFNVRGQVSEGGQLRSINGELYAPLQHVSAVLPGGAADRAGIAKGDRILEVNGVSVEGATHKQVVDLIRAGEKELVLAVLSVPAQEADGLEGGEEVQINYDYSDKQAVPISVPTYKHVEQHSERFVVYNVYMSGRQLCSKRYREFAILHQNLKREFSNYNFPKIPGKWPFSLSEQQLDARRRGLEEYLERVCSVRVIGESDIMQEFLSESDENYNGVTDVELRIALPDNTTISVRVRKNSTTDQVYQALVMKVGMDSIMASYFALFEVINHSFVRKLAPNEFPHKLYVQNYTSAVPGTCLALRKWLFSFQEEELLRDNPLALHYCFHQALEDVKKGFIKTEDKSYQLQKLAEQRKMATYLSLLRTCEGYNEVAFPHCSCDSRRKGHVITAISIHHFKLHACTEDGTLENQVIAFEWAEMQRWDTDEEGMAFCFEYARGEKKPRWVKIFTPYFNYMHECFERVFCELKWRKQVEEEASDKDNKNCSNNEYLPPLETQQKGWRHLGGEIATS is encoded by the exons ATGGCGGATGTAGGAGACGATGAAACTCAGTCGGTTCTCCCTGCGGCATCACGTAACGGTCCGGCCGTCGTTTCGTCTGCGGGCACCGCGGGCCAGAGCGCAGCTACCATCACGGTAACGTCCGGTCCGCGGACCGTGAGGATCGTTAAGTCCGAGTCCGGCTACGGCTTCAACGTCCGCGGTCAAGTCAGCGAAGGAGGACAGCTCCGTAGCATCAACGGGGAACTGTACGCTCCTCTGCAGCATGTCAGCGCCGTCCTGCCCGGAGGTGCGGCAGACCGAGCCGGGATAGCGAAGGGTGACAGGATCCTGGAGGT TAATGGGGTGAGCGTGGAAGGTGCCACCCATAAGCAGGTGGTGGATCTGATCCGTGCGGGGGAGAAGGAGCTGGTCCTGGCCGTTCTGTCTGTCCCAGCTCAGGAGGCTGATGGACTggaaggaggagaggaggtcCAAATCAACTACGACTACAGTGACAAGCAGGCAGTGCCTATATCTGTTCCCACATACAAACATGTAGAGCAGCACTCGGAGAGATTTGTG GTGTACAACGTGTACATGTCAGGTAGACAGCTGTGTTCAAAGCGCTACCGGGAGTTTGCCATCCTGCATCAGAACCTAAAGAGGGAGTTTTCCAACTACAACTTCCCAAAGATTCCTGGTAAATGGCCCTTCTCCCTGTCTGAACAGCAGCTGGATGCACGCCGTAGAGGCCTGGAGGAATATCTCGAGCGAG TTTGCTCTGTGCGGGTGATCGGGGAGAGTGACATCATGCAGGAGTTTCTCTCTGAATCAGATGAG AACTACAATGGAGTGACGGATGTGGAGCTGCGGATAGCTCTGCCAGACAACACCACCATCTCTGTCAGAGTCCGCAAGAACAGCACCACAGACCAGGTGTACCAG GCGTTAGTGATGAAGGTTGGAATGGACAGCATTATGGCAAGCTACTTTGCCCTTTTTGAAGTCATCAACCACTCCTTTG TGCGGAAGCTGGCACCAAATGAGTTTCCCCACAAGCTTTATGTGCAGAATTACACGTCGGCAGTGCCGGGGACTTGCCTGGCGCTCCGAAAATGGTTGTTCAGCTTCCAGGAGGAGGAGTTGCTAAGAGACAACCCGCTGGCACTGCACTACTGCTTTCACCAG GCATTGGAAGATGTGAAGAAGGGATTCATAAAAACAGAGGACAAGTCCTACCAGCTGCAGAAACTGGCCGAGCAGCGCAAGATGGCCACG TACCTGAGTCTGTTGCGGACCTGTGAGGGCTATAACGAGGTGGCGTTCCCTCACTGCTCCTGTGACTCCAGGAGGAAGGGACATGTCATCACAGCCATCAGCATCCATCACTTCAAGCTGCACGCCTGCACCGAGGACGGCACGCTGGAG AACCAGGTGATAGCTTTTGAATGGGCCGAGATGCAGCGCTGGGATACTGATGAGGAGGGGATGGCTTTCTGCTTTGAATACGCCAGAGGAGAGAAGAAACCTCGCTGGGTCAAGATCTTCACTCCATAC TTTAACTACATGCACGAATGCTTTGAGCGAGTCTTTTGTGAGCTGAAGTGGAGGAAACAG GTTGAGGAAGAGGCATCCGACAAAGACAACAAAAACTGCAGCAACAATG AGTATCTGCCTCCTCTGGAGACGCAGCAGAAGGGATGGCGCCACCTAGGGGGAGAGATCGCAACTTCCTAA